AAAATGCTAATTGGAAGAATTGAAACATAATTAAGAGTAATAAAAGTATAGTGTGTCAACTAGGGTTTGAACACATGCACATTTAAATGCACCGAAAAAGCTTTTACAAAACTCCTTTCAACTTTTTTATTTGCATATTTCTTCTCAATAAAATGTCACTTTGTTGTAGAGCGTTTCTTAAATATTGTTTGGCCCTGCTTCATTAAAAGCAGAAGAAAAGTCAGGAAAGGGCAGGCCAAACAATACATAAGCCCCTTGAGAGAGAAGCTTACCCACCAATATTTCCATGAATCACTTCATACCTCACATCCACTCATATGAACACATTATCATTCCTAAAAGTGACTACCCCTTTTACTAACCACCATATCAGAAGTTTATAATGCTGCTAAGCCATAAACATTCTCAGTGCCATCTTCCTACCCTTCTTATACCATTTGGTCTATAGGAGAGAAACAGTTATAATAATGAAGGTAATGAAAGACTCAATCACAGATAGAAAACAACACTCATACTAACCTTTTCTTCATTTGATAGGGCAGATCCACAGAAAACCATCTTTTTACCATCATTCTTTAAACCTCCCAACAGGTTGTTTGGCTGTTGAAATGGCCTACAGCAACAGTGAATATATATAACCTTAGAAACAGTGTTGAAACGAGGAGAAAAGGAGTATGTTCATCATAGCAAATTAATAGCTTCCTTACGTACAAATACTATCAAGGTAATGAAATTTGCAAAGAATTTAACTCTGAAATTCActcaattataataaatatttgagGGAGCTATTGGAGCATATTTGTGCATAACTGCATATTGTTTTAGCCTTCAGCCCTAACTGAATTGCAGACTGGACCAATGACCATCTGCACTCAGTGTTAAAATATGTCTGCAGTACATTAGAAATTGATCCTGTTATCATGAGCATTCTCTCAGTCCAGGCACCTATTGCATTACTTGTATATCTCTTACTTTATGTTAAGGCCTTGGGCCCATATATGATCAGAGACTGGAGCTATGACCACAAAGTGTTATGATATGTCTGCTAAAATAAGTAATTGATTCTATTATTGATTGTATTTCCCTCAATAGAGCACATCTTAGGTCCATATTGGGTCAGAGAATGGATATATGAGCATCAGCACTTAAGTCTTAAGATGTGTTTACTAAACAAAAGATTGGTCATGTGTCTACTACACAAGTGATTGGTTATGCTCTGAAATTCACTACCAAACCTCATATGCTGCTACAATCACATTACTGCATCAAATCTTAATCAAACCAGTTTACAAATACTAGCAACAGAAGCAACCGACTCAATGAATCATTGTAGGCATCAAAATGTGGTTCTTCCTAGTTCCTATTGTACCTCAAAGATAATTCTCAAAAGCAGCGTTTCAAATTCTCTGAACTTGACATTATAAAATACCATTCTAGACAAACACTTAACTTTTAATATTATCTGGTTTGGGAGATGAGTTGTCATATATATAACAGTGGGTTATGCTCTAatattcaaatataaataaacTGTTGAAAGTAAATAAAAGAATTATGTATTAACCAAATGTTGGGGAATAAGCAGCACATGACATTATAAAATACCATGATATCAAACATAAATAGAAGATTACTTCAAATAAACATACAGTTGAGATGAAACAGGATGCTTCTGAGTTGACTTTTTCTTACGACTGGAGTCCTCACTTGGAAATTTGACATCTGAATGAGAGGGACATAGCAAGAGATAATCCACCTGAACAAAAGAAATgaacaaggttttaaaaaaaaaaacacacacacacacagaaaCTCTAAAAGAAATACTGATTTGgagaaaaaaattccaaaaacactgGTAATTGTAGAAAGTAGTACATGATCCCAGCGGCAGGTAGAGATGTTCATTGCACAAGGGACATGATAAGTTCTTTTACATGATTTGACAAAGCAACCAAGAGCAGCTCCCTTTAGACTGCATTGGGTGCATTTAAGCTTTGCTCCCCTGGCCACTTCTTTCTTCAAATTCTTAACAGTTTCACCAACAAAGTAAACTTGTGGAGCCCTGGTTTCCCAAAGTTAAATAAGTTTCCATCAGCCAAATACTAATGCATGTTCAGAAATATTTGAACAATCCATGATCAATAGAGATTTAATATCTAGTTTTAGAACAAATCCACCTAAAACATACATCCAATGATCTATCATAAAAAAATTATGCATACACAGGACATCAGGCAAACGTACCAGTCAATACAAACTTTATGCACATGCATAACATTTGGTTGCATTGCAGCATCTCCTGTAACTAAAATCCCTTCTTCATAATGAAGCATAGGCCCAGTAGCCTACAAAAATTCACTTGAAAATCAGGAAAACAAATTGACAATGTTGAATAGTGGGAAATATGAGAATAAGATAGCTCTCATGGAAAAAGGAGTGGCATAAGGCAACAAAATAAGTGCAAAAAATTGATGCATGTGATATCTTACCTCTGAAATATTAAAGGACTGGCAAAACGAGCACATGCTTGTACTTGGGCACAAGTCATTTGGTGTATTTGAAGAGATGATTACACCAGGGTCCTTTTCAGATCTAAGGTCCAAGTCACAGCGGGAATCTACAGGCTTATTATGATATGAGGTGCTTTGTTGAATAATAGCATCACCATTAGGAAGATTTTTTTGTTTCTTCATATCTCTCCTAAGACCCTCGTTTTCAGAGGCAGAACTTTCAGACCTGAACTGAGCCATTTTTTCTTTCAACTCACTTTTCCCTGTGGTTGCACTTTTTAATGATGAATATTCAGATTTCATAACATTGAGTGGCTGAAATGGAAAAGTTAAGAGAATGAGCTGCCTACTAAATATAGGAAGTTGCATTTAACTACTTCAATAATCAAGACCATAATATTAAGTGATAAATAATAAATCATACCTGCTCACTGTCTTGACAACTGCAGCAGTTATCAGAGCCTTTGGTGTCACAAAACGGAGGGCTGTCCGGAGCTGATTCTGTCACTTGATTCAAATCCATTTCAACACGATCCCCAATTTCTTTCTGAGAACAtgttattgaattactattcctGACAATAAGGTCAGCAGCCCCAAACTCACTTGACATACATGAATTCAGCAGAACCTTATCAGTATTCTTATTACTACAAGCTGAATTCTGAAGAGTTTGGCACCGCTCCAAAACCATCCTATCATCTACATTAATCAATTCACAAAAACTAGCATCAAACAATAAGCTTTatttttctcatactcaacaaatgcaaaaaggaaaACAACTCACCAGATGAGCGTTGCTGAAATGTATTAGCACAAAAGGttgcatccaagttcttataAATAGTTACCATATTGTCCACAAAAGGCACATGCCTTAAATCTACcaccaaaaatcaacaaattagAGAATGCAACTCAGCGCAAGCAGTTAAACAAAGCCTAAATCGAGAAAAAAACAAGTACTACAAAATATAATCAGCACTCTCTTATAACGCGAATCTAGAACAACATAATAACTGTATGTTGATAATAAGTTACCTATTTGAGCGTATTTGGTGTTACAGAGAGCACATTCAGAACCAATCGTTGCACTCTCCGCCATGCAAGAACTGCcaataatgaaaatttaaaattaaaataaaaaaaattaaaaacaaataatcacAACTGAAAAACCTAGAAATGCTAACATAGATATCATATAGAAGAAGAAACGAACCTGCAGAACAAGTGGTTGCATGGAAGCAAAACTGGTTGCTTGAAAAAGCTCAAGCTACAAGATCCAtcacaaaatcaaacaaaatctcAAATCAGCCACgcaaaaccctaaataacaaaaaaaataatgaaatagaaaacaaaaatgcgAACCAGAGAGGGCATTTGAGTTCGAGAGCGAGTTTCTGAAAATGGAGCATCCATGGATTCAATAATTTACTGCTACTTTTACCCGCGATGTTGTTGATGGATTTTCCAGAATCctccatttttcttttctttctgtgTTTTGAGATTTGAGATTGCTACGGTTCAGATTGGAGGTGTTTTTGGAAATCGAGAAGAAGTGGAGATGGATGGTTGATTTCTTTCTTAAGGCGTTTTGTGAGATGACGTGGACGGCTGAGATTTTGTTTTGGAAAAGACTATAGACGCGGGGAAAAATGAATTTGATAATATTGGCGCTTTGCAACGGTGACGTTTTTGCTTAAATTGAAAACTGCTCGCGCTCTTTTTTGGGATTTTGGAGCTAGTTCCCACCACTTGTTCCCGCTATGACTTGATGTTTTTTTGCTTGAACTAGTTAACTTGGGCCTTAATATCTAGAATAAAAAGTACACTTTATGTCAGAAAAAGTACATTTTCAAAAAGAGAAAAACTATTTTTATACTTCATTGCTTAAATCAAAGTTTTTAAAACCGTtttaaaaaccatatcaaatctgCTAGTTCAACTTATTTAACtttaattaagaaaatttctttatagacctcccaaccttatagtccacctctggtgaaaaacccaaactatccCTGACTTTAGAAATGCATTTCctaaatgcaagaaaaaggtgttttcggagatgcatctccgaaagcgccttttttttttgaaaaattgtcttatttcggaaatgcacttccgaaaacaacatttcggaagttcatttccgaaatattgcgcgttttgcagattaagcaaaacagccccctcccccattcagtTTACCCTAAATCTTCTTCAAACTTCCTCTCTTCAAAAATTTCTACAAAAGCAAGTGTGCAAAAGCAAGTGTGCATTCCAAAAGCTTCCCAAACTCAACCTAAGTCATCCTAATCTcttcaattggtaagtttttgaattttttctatttttagatatattattaaaatctctatgagggtgtttagaaattgcaaaaaccACATTGGGgtaggttggtactgatatttagggtgtttagaaattgcaaaagtAGTTTTTGAGTctggttttggggtctgccatggaagttgcaaaaAACTTCATCGCAgggatgtttcggaagttcatttccgaaaacaccttcatcccagtttcggaaatgaacttccgaattgtatcagaagttcaatttttttagttttttctcttGTGTGACATATtaattgatttcaattgtttacaggaacatgtcaggcaaccaaccagcacgcatcagacagggtagggagacccagactgcgtcggctagacgcgagcgggcggcggcgcaactggcgtcgacacagggacgggggcagggtcggggacgacgtgtgcgagttcccgtgggcgaaggagagggtacatctgcttcaggatctaggagtcggctgactcgggtatcttcttcccgccaacgagaggaggaggaggaggaggaggaggatgaggaggaggtggcggcagtgccctaccacgagccggatggggtaccggatgttgaccctccagccggggaggaggatgagcaggaggatagCTATCCgagagggccctttgacacttccgtgctgattcactaccacgatcacgtcgctcggcgtatctgggagggagaggtattttttataatttaaccgtttatttgtcaccattttttataatttaaccgtttatttttcgcttatttaatatatgtcgcttatttgtttttttgtaacaggagagagagccgttgaaaatggtgaaccacgcccgaaatattttcagtctgtttaaaccagcagctgagtggtttaacgaccatgtgcgaggttcagggcttagcgggctctgcatgacggggtacaccaccatcagcaccggcatgcagggggcatttgtggagcgttggcacaaggagacgtcctttttccacttgccggttggggagatgacgatcaccttgcatgacgtgcagtgtctttgCCACCTACCGATTAGGGGgtcgctgttgcaccactcccggatccagagggtcgaggccattgagtggatgacgctctatttgggcatggagcacgaggttgctcactttgagtgcgtcacgacatctgggtcccatgtccggttcaccacacttagctgctattttgagcaccacctggacgcggcggccgaggctgaggaggcgggtgacgagctattcacacactatcaccgcggctgcgctctccgatgttggcacatgcatgtggtaggcgctgcatgctttgtggacaaaagtgcaatgtacgtcgacgtgacctacctccgctacttcatggacctggataccgttcaccagtggaactggggggcagctactctggcatacctctaccagaagttGAATGAGGCCTctaactggaggacgaggcagttggtcggatcctgcacactacttacggtacgttttattttaatacattatcgtatttatttatttatttatgtttcgtatttatttttaatacattatcgtgtttctgtttcagagctggatcatctcctacttctcccgcatccacggctttcacatcgatcctgcgtacgtggacgtcatgcccagggccgccagatacgttctccagagggggaacgatgcgatgggaccataccgtggatacctggaccgcacgatgcacgacgacgtcacctggaggccgttcagcgactacgctcagattgtcccctttgacggcattgctctatattcaggctggctggcatgcgggactaccatcatggtccggtatctccctgagttgtgaatgcgtcagttcggattcgtgcagcggatactcaggtcaccctttgaggctgctcccgacacagtgacccgagtgcagctcactgccatatgggaggactggcagcatcatgtggtactgcaggagtaccgtctcactcgggtcactcAGGACtagcacagtgaggagggatacgtcacatggttctaccgggtgtcacatcctcttctgagacccgacgttcccggcgctcctaggacagcacacgaggagatcctagagaaccagcaggccgaggatgaccacgccattgatctcatgccgatctgccagcggatagagatgcttgggcgggacgcgttggatcgaggtgtcgttcagcagggcggtccagaggcagtcgccgtgatggagatgatcgtcactgatgcgggccgtgcggcgacatacaggcggcagaggaggtcccagggagagcgggttaggcacacccagtagtggtcggtttatttattttttgttttcggattgtatctttagcacattattattattatttggatttggttgagcttgtatatatttcttttttttatcatattagtattttcacctttatatgtcgtttattttGTTCGGCGTTTTTCGTTTGATTAAAAATAcgggactgttaagaaaaacataaaaaaaaatctctgtttctgcataattcggaagtgcattttcgaaacccctcaaaatctgaacaaaggtgttttcggaagttcatctccgaacacaccccccatgaggtgttttcggagatgcacttccgaattgtggaaatttttttaaaaaaatcaaagcttcggaagtccatttccgaagcaggggtaatttgggtttttcgctggggtgacccccatagggaggtggctaaagaaattttcttaattaaaGTCTAATTTCATTCGGGACAAACAAACCCTTAAGTCTATAAACTATAAAATTgggataaattttatttttaatacaatgGAGGATCTAAACCCAAGGAAAATAATAAGCGGAGAAGTAACTCGAGACGAATCCTTGACCAACACACTTAAAAGATCATCTAGACAAACATCATAAACATGGTAATCAGAATCACGTTGAAAACTCCGTTTAGCTAAGGCGTCGATACACCGATTAGCTTCTTTGAAAACATAGATGGATTTAACCAGGTCACTCAAGTAGAGCTCGTTGCTAAGTACTAGGTTATTGTGAACGATGGTCTAGTCGATGCTCAAAATAGCTTTGAAAATGTCGCGGTCCAGCTCAAGGTCCTGAATCCCAAGGTAGACCTCCGCATAGAGGGGAGCAGTTTTATGTATTCATTAATTGACGGACAGGTGGTGGTTCCTAATTTCCCAAAGGATCTTGACATGTTGGGGGAGTCACTTCGACTTGTTCCCGAGGAGCCCAACCTCAAGGAGATTGCCCACTGAAGTTAGGCACCGAGGAGCAGCCAGGCCAGGATGCCCAGATCATTGTCGAGGAGGAGTAGTTGCATGTTTAGTTGGTTTTTTATTTGTTTGGCATGCACGCTGTTGATTTTGTAATCTCTTGTTGTTCTGGCTCTGCCCGTTTATTATAATTCATGAACAATAGTGTCCTTGTGGACCTTTTTAATCTTTGTCAAGGCTTCGCCCCCGCGACTTGGGAGTTCTACCAGCATGGTACGAGTACGAAGACGGTGGGGCACGGTCGAGTGTTCCCCGTCGAGCAGATGATTTTCTCGTTATAGGAGCGTCATCTTGCCTTTTGTTTCAATCGTGATGTTGCACTTGTACCTGGGCGCACATACTTGGTCGAATTTGCTCAGACGGTTGGTGCCTCGAGTTATACGACGGCTATTGGCCTTGACAGTAGTATTGTTTCACTTTTCGGCATTCCATGGTCGAGCGAGTTTTTCCCCATCTAAGTGTTTCAAGTAATAGGCCTCGTTCTCCGTTTTTGCTCAAACTCAATAAGGGTCTTCTCAGTTTGCTGTGAATTTCCCTTCGCGAAAGTCTTTGTGATTCCTTTTTAGGACGAGGCTGCCGACCTCAAAGTCTCTTTGTATGACCTTGGCGTGGTACCTTATagctattttttgttttaatgatGCTTCTCATAGGGATGCCCCCGACCTGACCTCTTCGACCAGGTCGAGTTCCTCTCTTAGGATCTCGTTATTTTCTCCTGTATCCATGGGAGCCTTTGTCCGTCTAGAAGGTATTCGTATTTCGACGGGGATTACTGCCTCAGTTCTGTAGGTTAACCGAAACGACGTCTCCCCGGTTGTCGAATGGGGTGTTGTACGGTAGGCCCATAGCACTTTGTGGAGCTCCATGATCCACCTCTTCTTGGTTCCGTCCAATTGTTGTTTGAGTCGTGCAAATGACTTTATTCTCGGCTTGTTCATTTATTTGACGGTGTTCGACGGAGGCGAAATATTGTGTTATGCCAACAGCTTTGAAGAAATCACTACACGGGCGCAAGCCGCGTTCGAGCAAATATTTTTTCATATCGTCCGTCGTGGAAACCTGGACGACTTCGTTATTGAATCTTTCGATGAGTGCCCGGAGGGACTCATTTTTCCCTTGCATGATGGTTTCCAATGACGCTTCTGATTTGGGATAACGCCGTGAAGCTGTGAAGTTTTGGGAGAAGGTTCTCCCTAACTGCCTCCAGGACGTGATGGACCCGTCGGGAGACTTTTATACCAAGGCATGGCCCATTTCCTCAAAGTGGTCGGGAATAACCTGCATTTTATCGTGCCATTGACGCTGCATTAGTCGAGGAGAGCATCAATATTCTCTATGTGCTCGTCATGGTCGGTAGTGCTATCGTATGCGTCCAAATGGGGAGGTTTCTCCAGACCCTTGGGTAGTTTGGTGGCCAAGATATCTACGGACAATGAGACTCGTGACTCGTCCTTGTTTCTGGAACAGGGAGAGCGAGCAGGGGATCCTCGGCGTCTGCGATCCCGACGGGGGACACGGTTCTTTATTGATCTTGTAGTGGTGTTCGTCGGATTTCTTCCCGGGATTCTCCATACTTTTCTTGGATGTCGAAGATAGCTGATTCTATTAGCGAGAATTGCGATCGTGTTTCTTGGCAACGGGGATCTTGGGTTCCCCTCGGTTTGGACGGTGCTCTCGGATCCGAGAAGAAGGACTTCTGGAACGTCTTCGGTGTCTCCAGGAAGGAGATATTGAAGGGTGTGTTTCTTTTAGGGCTCCAATCCTCTCGTTTTGTTGGAGGATTAGAGAGTTGGTCTTGTTGATTGCTTCGTACAATGCGGACAAAAGAGGGTCAGCGTTGGTAGGAACAGACAACTGTTGAGATGGTTTTGGAGCATTTTATTCGGATTTCCTggatctgtttgtttttgtatcTTGGACGGTGAAGTCGCGAGTGTCATCCGGGGAGGGAGAGGCGGTTTCCCCGTATCTTCTTGGAGGTATTGCATCCTCCAAGAAAGGGTTGGTGAAATCGACGTTGGACTTGCGCTTTGGAGAAAGAATGATGGAGTGAACATTGTGGTCGTCGTATTGATTGGGTGTGACGTGATTGTTGAAGATTGCTTTGGTCTACGTTCGTAAGGGAAGAGAAGACGGGGGGAGCAAATAATTCCCACAGACGACGTCACTAATCTGACCTGTTGATCTAAACCAAAAAGGGCCAGAGACGTCTGTTCAGTGTTAGTGAAGATGGAAaatggggggtgtacctgcaaggcactgcGACAATCAAGTAAGCAGGAGCACAAATACATTTTAGTGTTTCAAGGGTTTGAAATTGTGTTACCTGACCCTTTCTAGTGAGAGGTTTATATAATGCCCCAAACACTTGGCCATTGGTCTACGTTTTGGACGAGATCATGGATTTAGGCCCAAAACGCGTGACTGCCAGGATTTTAGGAGTAAACTTAGGAGTCCTAGGTGGCTTCCCGACACTAGTCGTTAGTCTGGAAGAAGGGCATTCCTGGTTGTCAGGGATGCTTAACGAGCGGGGATACTCTGCTTCTCGACGGGGAGCATGATATCTGCCTTGTTGTTGGTGTGGAGGCTGATCTGGTCGAGTGCAACGAGGGTGAGCTACCCTTGACATGAAGGGGAGCAAGCCCGACATTGAGACAGGAGAGATTGAGTTCATACTGCCCTTAGATGATTGGGTGAAGACTATTGGGTCATTCTGAGAGTAGGAGCGGATTGGGCCATGCCTAGTCATTAGGCCAATCCATAACACTTAGTATTTTGATCTCTGTCGATTAACTATTTAGTTCCGGGTCGTTGAAAACAAAACAATTCTTCTCGCCGAAGAATCCTATTAAGCTTTAATTTAAAAGATAAAGTTCTTACTTTCTAATATTAAATATTCATTTTCTTTAGTAAAAAAtcacttttatcctttataatttattttaatttaaaataaaataataatgtattaaatatctttatgtcattttacatttataagttacttgaaccgctaattttaccaaacaattcaattagcttatcagctattaGTCTCAACCATCAGCCATAAGCTACTGTATATGTCATGTACCACCAGCTATAAGCTATTAGCCAACCCTATTTTTACTAAAGAGATTCTTAATATGTAGATTATATACTTTCTTCATTTCAAAATTAGAGTCGTTCAAAATTTTTGCACACAAATTAAAAATTGTAATAATATTGTCATAAAACATTGTACTTTTACTAAATTACCCTTATTAATATATTAAGAGTAGTGTAAAGAGTAATAATTAAAGGGTACAATTGAAAAAATAACAATcatatttacattaaaaaatgaaaacggtactcattttacaatttttttctaaaacaaTACTCATTTTAAAAAGAGGAAATAACTAGAAGACACAAAGACTCCTTGGGGACAGTGGTTTGAAATCCCAGCTATTGCAAAATTTacattgtttttaaaattttgataattgttaaaattaaaataattagaaaaaaaatgaatattacatagaatttaaaataattcacaaataatattattttttttttcaattagcgCACCACATAGATGTTTTTGACGTTCGGCTTTGCAAgagattaaataattttaaaataatattttcatatgtaatttttgggaGGATTAAAATGAATATGCATTCTTCAAATAAATATTTGTCTCTAAATAAGTGTTACTTGATGTAATTTTAACttctataaaataaatatgtttattattttctacattatattaataataattaaaatacactaaaagtttataaaataatttggtaaaataatttttttctcaatcttttatttattactcaatccgttcctttttaattgtCACATTTTGACTTTTTACACATACCaagaaaactaataataattgttactttttaacctataatttttcttttgtctATAATACCCTtaacttttaattatttcaatatattttttctctctcataATAATTAGTTATGGGCAATTTTGACAAAACTATAATGATTACTACATTAAAATTTGAAAGTCACAATTAAATTGAAACAAATTTTTTCATaaaagtgacaattataaagGAAGGGAGGCAGTGCATTTTTAAGTCCATGTAAATTGTTAGATATGATCTTTATTTTATGACAAAGAAGTGTCTTTTTGTGACACACATGTTGCATATGTTGATCATTTGTTCCCTATCAATGATGTTACTTTCTATGTAATCGGGTATTTAGTTGGTTAGAGAGATATACTAACTCCAATCCAAATCTATCTATTATCAATATTTTTGAAAGCTTTGAGATTTTCATAGGGTAACAGAGTTTCGTAGGGGTTGACAACAATGATATGACATTAAGTGGTTTGATATTTTTGCAATGTTTGTTTTTCAGAAAAACTTCTACGGTCGAGTGAGAGAGATTGAGAGAATATTACCAAAGTTAGCCCGTCCCAATCCCACACAAGATGATTAGTTTTGGTATTGAATATTGCTTTGGTCTTCTTATGATTACTTTCTAGCTTGCTTGACCCAAGTGTCTTACTCATTTGTCGTTTATGCTAGTGGTTGTTTTCGAAAGTGATTGAATGTCTTCTTTTCTTGGATGTTATTTTTTCCTTCTTGTATACTTTGGTTTTGTTTTATGTTCTGCCGTGGTTTCAAATTTGAGTATTACTCAtacttttgtatatatatatatatatatatatatatatatatatatatatatatatatatatatatatatatatatatatatatatatatatatatatatatat
The window above is part of the Vicia villosa cultivar HV-30 ecotype Madison, WI unplaced genomic scaffold, Vvil1.0 ctg.001464F_1_1, whole genome shotgun sequence genome. Proteins encoded here:
- the LOC131635312 gene encoding BRCA1-associated RING domain protein 1 isoform X1; this encodes MEDSGKSINNIAGKSSSKLLNPWMLHFQKLALELKCPLCLSFFKQPVLLPCNHLFCSSCMAESATIGSECALCNTKYAQIDLRHVPFVDNMVTIYKNLDATFCANTFQQRSSDDRMVLERCQTLQNSACSNKNTDKVLLNSCMSSEFGAADLIVRNSNSITCSQKEIGDRVEMDLNQVTESAPDSPPFCDTKGSDNCCSCQDSEQPLNVMKSEYSSLKSATTGKSELKEKMAQFRSESSASENEGLRRDMKKQKNLPNGDAIIQQSTSYHNKPVDSRCDLDLRSEKDPGVIISSNTPNDLCPSTSMCSFCQSFNISEATGPMLHYEEGILVTGDAAMQPNVMHVHKVCIDWAPQVYFVGETVKNLKKEVARGAKLKCTQCSLKGAALGCFVKSCKRTYHVPCAMNISTCRWDHVDYLLLCPSHSDVKFPSEDSSRKKKSTQKHPVSSQLYVYLKPFQQPNNLLGGLKNDGKKMVFCGSALSNEEKVLLINFASKVGATVTKCWTSNVTHVIAAMDANGACSRTIKVLKAILNGQWILKVDWIRACMEETYLVDEECYEVDLDNHGCRGGPKAGRLMALAKEPKIFSGLKFYFSGDYDLSFKKYLEDLVEVGEGAVLKSKDQLEVRIDANVLVVYNIDPPQGCKLGEEVSILWQRLSEAEDLAANTGYQVIGHTWILESIAACKLQPFVS
- the LOC131635312 gene encoding BRCA1-associated RING domain protein 1 isoform X2; translation: MEDSGKSINNIAGKSSSKLLNPWMLHFQKLALELKCPLCLSFFKQPVLLPCNHLFCSSCMAESATIGSECALCNTKYAQIDLRHVPFVDNMVTIYKNLDATFCANTFQQRSSDDRMVLERCQTLQNSACSNKNTDKVLLNSCMSSEFGAADLIVRNSNSITCSQKEIGDRVEMDLNQVTESAPDSPPFCDTKGSDNCCSCQDSEQPLNVMKSEYSSLKSATTGKSELKEKMAQFRSESSASENEGLRRDMKKQKNLPNGDAIIQQSTSYHNKPVDSRCDLDLRSEKDPGVIISSNTPNDLCPSTSMCSFCQSFNISEATGPMLHYEEGILVTGDAAMQPNVMHVHKVCIDWAPQVYFVGETVKNLKKEVARGAKLKCTQCSLKGAALGCFVKSCKRTYHVPCAMNISTCRWDHVDYLLLCPSHSDVKFPSEDSSRKKKSTQKHPVSSQLPFQQPNNLLGGLKNDGKKMVFCGSALSNEEKVLLINFASKVGATVTKCWTSNVTHVIAAMDANGACSRTIKVLKAILNGQWILKVDWIRACMEETYLVDEECYEVDLDNHGCRGGPKAGRLMALAKEPKIFSGLKFYFSGDYDLSFKKYLEDLVEVGEGAVLKSKDQLEVRIDANVLVVYNIDPPQGCKLGEEVSILWQRLSEAEDLAANTGYQVIGHTWILESIAACKLQPFVS